From a region of the Corythoichthys intestinalis isolate RoL2023-P3 chromosome 7, ASM3026506v1, whole genome shotgun sequence genome:
- the cep63 gene encoding centrosomal protein of 63 kDa, with the protein MEACMGTLLNSDLGSVLSACEPELQELMRQIDIMMSQQRSEYEAQVRDLQQRLMSEQEEMNSSRVLLQRKDLEIGVLRKQLQELQAGRQDQATKYEKQLGIVSEELEKLKRSYQKLERRRMRKPLNEESKSKKEDPSEVRMLRDNLEECKQKLVVYQQHLAELEAQKKSLSDELTHVKAQRTSEVQHATCCSDVQRLRAQLEKVHHNLHTQEVELGRLRALEDNRMAHEGRELQDKEEQIARLHNDISTIKHMLHDKDQVVRSLEECADKLRGDLARTSADFDCARASEAYLNGEVIKLKERLQEINVQHAKLQQEHKVLQEAFDTSVADAKKLRGELSRAEQRHSEEIEAMRKQAEMAPLGESCVTGQDCAQLRPQTAATKRPGSAPHDLAGGDQSNAAAESETTSYDGDIQRLFTQLLSSGSHQPSDDDSALTERTPEGCDSVSPPRATVSRFLEEENLRTKELLHKLDTHILSMGDGNAATIAKRLLKKSS; encoded by the exons ATGGAGGCGTGTATGGGTACTTTGCTGAATTCGGACCTCGG CTCTGTGCTGTCTGCATGCGAACCGGAGCTCCAAGAACTGATGCGGCAGATCGATATTATGATGAGCCAGCAGAGAAGCGAGTATGAGGCGCAGGTGCGGGACCTCCAGCAGCGACTGATGAGCGAACAGGAGGAGATGAACTCCTCCAGGGTGCTTCTTCAACGCAAGGACCTGGAG ATCGGGGTTCTCCGCAAGCAACTGCAGGAGCTCCAGGCTGGACGTCAGGACCAGGCGACCAAGTATGAGAAGCAACTAGGGATTGTGAGCGAGGAG TTGGAAAAGTTAAAACGGAGTTATCAGAAGCTGGAGCGCCGACGTATGAGGAAGCCGCTAAATGAGGAATCAAAATCCAAAAAGGAGGATCCATCTGAAGTCAGGATGCTCAGAGATAATCTTGAG GAGTGCAAGCAGAAGTTGGTGGTGTACCAGCAGCACCTGGCAGAGTTGGAGGCCCAAAAGAAGAGTCTTAGTGATGAGCTCACACATGTCAAA GCCCAGCGCACCTCCGAAGTCCAACATGCCACTTGCTGCAGCGACGTCCAGCGTCTGCGGGCTCAGCTGGAAAAAGTTCACCACAATCTGCACACACAGGAAGTGGAACTCGGACGCTTACGAGCACTGGAGGACAACAGGATGGCACACGAGGGCAGGGAGCTACAG GACAAAGAGGAGCAGATTGCAAGGCTTCACAATGACATCAGCACCATCAAACACATGCTGCACGACAAAGATCAAGTCGTACG tTCATTGGAGGAGTGTGCGGATAAACTACGCGGGGATCTGGCGAGGACGTCCGCAGACTTTGACTGCGCTCGTGCATCTGAGGCTTACCTCAATGGTGAAGTGATAAAACTCAAAGAGAG ACTGCAAGAGATAAACGTCCAGCACGCAAAATTGCAACAAGAACATAAGGTGCTTCAGGAGGCCTTTGATACTTCAGTAGCAGATGCAAAAAAG CTGCGAGGGGAGCTGTCAAGGGCGGAGCAGCGGCACAGTGAAGAAATTGAGGCCATGAGGAAACAG GCAGAAATGGCCCCCCTCGGGGAAAGCTGCGTGACTGGGCAGGACTGCGCGCAGCTGAGACCGCAGACCGCGGCGACAAAACGTCCCGGGTCGGCACCGCACGATCTTGCCGGAGGCGATCAGTCCAATGCCGCTGCGGAGAG TGAGACAACATCCTATGACGGCGACATCCAGCGTCTGTTCACCCAACTTCTTTCGTCGGGTTCTCACCAGCCATCTGACGACGACTCTGCGCTGACCGAGCGCACTCCGGAGGGATGCGACTCTGTCTCGCCACCG CGTGCAACAGTGTCTCGCTTCCTTGAGGAGGAGAATCTTCGCACCAAGGAACTTCTGCACAAACTGGACACGCACATCCTCAGCATGGGCGATGGCAACGCGGCCACCATTGCCAAACGCCTCCTAAAGAAGTCCTCGTGa
- the agxta gene encoding alanine--glyoxylate and serine--pyruvate aminotransferase a isoform X3 — protein sequence MCSLTVPPPNNLRTPLTVPQRYMFGPGPSNVPPRILQAGANPVIGHMHPETFELMADIRSGIRYMFQTGNQVTFAVSGTGHAAMECAVFNAVEAGDVVLVAVNGIWGERLAAMAERIGAQVNTIVTSPGGVFTNAEIEQALSKHRPALFFLAHGESSTGVLHPLDGIGQLCHKYDCLFLVDSVASMGGVPVYMDQQEIDILYTGSQKVLNAPPGTAPISFSERAWYHHTGPVSAFYSLRESLAVLVEEGLEHSWERHRKVAEYFHAGLERMGLKLFVEDKALRLPTVTTIVVPHGYDWKEITAYVMKTHNLEITGGLGPSAGMVLRVGLMGCNSTISSADMVLAALRDALTHCHKSKV from the exons ATGTGCTCCCTGACGGTGCCGCCACCAAACAATCTGCGGACCCCCCTGACGGTTCCGCAGCGTTACATGTTTGGACCGGGACCATCCAACGTCCCGCCACGCATCTTGCAAGCCGGAGCCAATCCAGTCATCGGACACATGCATCCGGAGACTTTTGAG TTAATGGCTGACATCCGGAGCGGAATACGGTACATGTTCCAGACTGGAAACCAGGTGACTTTTGCGGTGAGCGGCACGGGCCACGCCGCCATGGAGTGTGCTGTTTTTAATGCCGTGGAGGCCGGCGACGTTGTGCTGGTTGCAGTTAACGGCATCTGGGGAGAGCGGCTTGCGGCCATGGCAGAACGGATAG GTGCTCAGGTGAACACTATTGTAACGTCCCCTGGTGGAGTCTTCACAAATGCGGAAATTGAGCAG GCGTTATCCAAACACAGGCCTGCTCTGTTTTTCCTGGCACATGGTGAAtcgtccacaggtgttctacacCCACTGGATGGAATCGGACAACTGTGTCATAA ATATGACTGTTTGTTCTTGGTGGACTCTGTGGCTTCAATGGGCGGAGTTCCAGTATATATGGACCAGCAAG AGATCGACATCCTGTACACGGGTTCTCAGAAGGTTCTGAACGCCCCACCTGGAACTGCACCCATCTCCTTTAGTGAGCGGGCTTG GTACCATCACACGGGCCCTGTCTCAGCTTTCTACTCCCTCAGGGAGAGCTTGGCCGTCCTAGTGGAGGAG GGTTTGGAACATTCTTGGGAGAGACACAGGAAAGTGGCCGAGTATTTCCATGCAGGTCTCGAGCGTATGGGACTCAAACTCTTCGTTGAGGATAAG GCATTGAGATTACCAACCGTGACAACAATCGTGGTTCCGCACGGATACGACTGGAAGGAGATCACGGCCTATGTCATGAAGACGCACAACCTGGAGATTACAGGGGGCCTGGGACCCTCCGCTGGCATG GTGCTTCGTGTTGGTCTGATGGGATGCAACAGCACCATTTCCAGTGCTGACATGGTGCTGGCGGCTCTGAGGGATGCGCTGACGCACTGTCACAAGAGCAAAGTCTGA
- the agxta gene encoding alanine--glyoxylate and serine--pyruvate aminotransferase a isoform X2: MRYMFGPGPSNVPPRILQAGANPVIGHMHPETFELMADIRSGIRYMFQTGNQVTFAVSGTGHAAMECAVFNAVEAGDVVLVAVNGIWGERLAAMAERIGAQVNTIVTSPGGVFTNAEIEQALSKHRPALFFLAHGESSTGVLHPLDGIGQLCHKYDCLFLVDSVASMGGVPVYMDQQEIDILYTGSQKVLNAPPGTAPISFSERACRKIFNRRTKPVSFFLDLSWLSNYWGCDGKDTRMYHHTGPVSAFYSLRESLAVLVEEGLEHSWERHRKVAEYFHAGLERMGLKLFVEDKALRLPTVTTIVVPHGYDWKEITAYVMKTHNLEITGGLGPSAGMVLRVGLMGCNSTISSADMVLAALRDALTHCHKSKV; encoded by the exons ATG CGTTACATGTTTGGACCGGGACCATCCAACGTCCCGCCACGCATCTTGCAAGCCGGAGCCAATCCAGTCATCGGACACATGCATCCGGAGACTTTTGAG TTAATGGCTGACATCCGGAGCGGAATACGGTACATGTTCCAGACTGGAAACCAGGTGACTTTTGCGGTGAGCGGCACGGGCCACGCCGCCATGGAGTGTGCTGTTTTTAATGCCGTGGAGGCCGGCGACGTTGTGCTGGTTGCAGTTAACGGCATCTGGGGAGAGCGGCTTGCGGCCATGGCAGAACGGATAG GTGCTCAGGTGAACACTATTGTAACGTCCCCTGGTGGAGTCTTCACAAATGCGGAAATTGAGCAG GCGTTATCCAAACACAGGCCTGCTCTGTTTTTCCTGGCACATGGTGAAtcgtccacaggtgttctacacCCACTGGATGGAATCGGACAACTGTGTCATAA ATATGACTGTTTGTTCTTGGTGGACTCTGTGGCTTCAATGGGCGGAGTTCCAGTATATATGGACCAGCAAG AGATCGACATCCTGTACACGGGTTCTCAGAAGGTTCTGAACGCCCCACCTGGAACTGCACCCATCTCCTTTAGTGAGCGGGCTTG TCGGAAAATATTCAACCGCAGAACAAAGCCTGTGTCATTCTTCTTGGATCTGTCCTGGCTGTCCAACTACTGGGGATGCGACGGAAAAGACACGCGAAT GTACCATCACACGGGCCCTGTCTCAGCTTTCTACTCCCTCAGGGAGAGCTTGGCCGTCCTAGTGGAGGAG GGTTTGGAACATTCTTGGGAGAGACACAGGAAAGTGGCCGAGTATTTCCATGCAGGTCTCGAGCGTATGGGACTCAAACTCTTCGTTGAGGATAAG GCATTGAGATTACCAACCGTGACAACAATCGTGGTTCCGCACGGATACGACTGGAAGGAGATCACGGCCTATGTCATGAAGACGCACAACCTGGAGATTACAGGGGGCCTGGGACCCTCCGCTGGCATG GTGCTTCGTGTTGGTCTGATGGGATGCAACAGCACCATTTCCAGTGCTGACATGGTGCTGGCGGCTCTGAGGGATGCGCTGACGCACTGTCACAAGAGCAAAGTCTGA
- the agxta gene encoding alanine--glyoxylate and serine--pyruvate aminotransferase a isoform X1 encodes MCSLTVPPPNNLRTPLTVPQRYMFGPGPSNVPPRILQAGANPVIGHMHPETFELMADIRSGIRYMFQTGNQVTFAVSGTGHAAMECAVFNAVEAGDVVLVAVNGIWGERLAAMAERIGAQVNTIVTSPGGVFTNAEIEQALSKHRPALFFLAHGESSTGVLHPLDGIGQLCHKYDCLFLVDSVASMGGVPVYMDQQEIDILYTGSQKVLNAPPGTAPISFSERACRKIFNRRTKPVSFFLDLSWLSNYWGCDGKDTRMYHHTGPVSAFYSLRESLAVLVEEGLEHSWERHRKVAEYFHAGLERMGLKLFVEDKALRLPTVTTIVVPHGYDWKEITAYVMKTHNLEITGGLGPSAGMVLRVGLMGCNSTISSADMVLAALRDALTHCHKSKV; translated from the exons ATGTGCTCCCTGACGGTGCCGCCACCAAACAATCTGCGGACCCCCCTGACGGTTCCGCAGCGTTACATGTTTGGACCGGGACCATCCAACGTCCCGCCACGCATCTTGCAAGCCGGAGCCAATCCAGTCATCGGACACATGCATCCGGAGACTTTTGAG TTAATGGCTGACATCCGGAGCGGAATACGGTACATGTTCCAGACTGGAAACCAGGTGACTTTTGCGGTGAGCGGCACGGGCCACGCCGCCATGGAGTGTGCTGTTTTTAATGCCGTGGAGGCCGGCGACGTTGTGCTGGTTGCAGTTAACGGCATCTGGGGAGAGCGGCTTGCGGCCATGGCAGAACGGATAG GTGCTCAGGTGAACACTATTGTAACGTCCCCTGGTGGAGTCTTCACAAATGCGGAAATTGAGCAG GCGTTATCCAAACACAGGCCTGCTCTGTTTTTCCTGGCACATGGTGAAtcgtccacaggtgttctacacCCACTGGATGGAATCGGACAACTGTGTCATAA ATATGACTGTTTGTTCTTGGTGGACTCTGTGGCTTCAATGGGCGGAGTTCCAGTATATATGGACCAGCAAG AGATCGACATCCTGTACACGGGTTCTCAGAAGGTTCTGAACGCCCCACCTGGAACTGCACCCATCTCCTTTAGTGAGCGGGCTTG TCGGAAAATATTCAACCGCAGAACAAAGCCTGTGTCATTCTTCTTGGATCTGTCCTGGCTGTCCAACTACTGGGGATGCGACGGAAAAGACACGCGAAT GTACCATCACACGGGCCCTGTCTCAGCTTTCTACTCCCTCAGGGAGAGCTTGGCCGTCCTAGTGGAGGAG GGTTTGGAACATTCTTGGGAGAGACACAGGAAAGTGGCCGAGTATTTCCATGCAGGTCTCGAGCGTATGGGACTCAAACTCTTCGTTGAGGATAAG GCATTGAGATTACCAACCGTGACAACAATCGTGGTTCCGCACGGATACGACTGGAAGGAGATCACGGCCTATGTCATGAAGACGCACAACCTGGAGATTACAGGGGGCCTGGGACCCTCCGCTGGCATG GTGCTTCGTGTTGGTCTGATGGGATGCAACAGCACCATTTCCAGTGCTGACATGGTGCTGGCGGCTCTGAGGGATGCGCTGACGCACTGTCACAAGAGCAAAGTCTGA